Proteins encoded within one genomic window of Brenneria nigrifluens DSM 30175 = ATCC 13028:
- a CDS encoding glycoside hydrolase family 3 protein: MKKTMLSLGILCCAVPVAATQPVLTWRAGKIIEQDGLQFRDLNRDAELQPYEDWRLPVQERARDLLSRMTLPEKAGMMMHASAPSVGDPIGRGAAYDLDATRRLAADKQVNSLITRLNESAPAEFARQNNLLQEIAEASRLGIPLTISVDPRNTYTYAMDAAPSPAGFSQWPAPPGMAAIGNEELIRHYADRIRQEYRSVGITQALSPVADLATEPRWSRIDGTFGDDKERVKKMVRGYVAGMQNGTGGLNSASVSAVVKHWVGYGASDKGFDGHHHYGRYAPFKDSQALEEHIYPFTGAFESGVAGVMPTYPILKDAVYKGTPIEQVGAGFNQFLLQNVLRGEYGFRGVIVSDWLITADCVGTCIAGYPHGEKPGVDIGIPWGVEHLSVAERFVKAVEAGVDQFGGVDDSSIIVQAVREGKLKEARIDRSVLRILEQKFLLGQFEAPFVDPRRAERVLNDRDAQRQADRAQYDSLVLLKKRDGVLPLKAGAKVYVWGMSRKAAQNAGLTLVERPEQAEVAIVRVNAPYEQPHRNFFFGAMYHEGALDFKPDDPQYRAILSAARHVPTVVTVYLDRPAILTAIEDKAAVLLGNFGVSDEVLLRSLLSDRAYTARLPFELPSSMTAVEQQRGDVPHDSPAPLYFSGFGLQ; this comes from the coding sequence ATGAAGAAAACAATGTTGTCGTTAGGGATACTGTGCTGCGCCGTTCCGGTCGCGGCGACGCAACCGGTACTGACCTGGCGGGCGGGAAAAATCATTGAGCAAGACGGACTACAGTTCCGCGATCTGAACCGCGATGCCGAACTACAGCCCTACGAGGACTGGCGCCTGCCGGTACAAGAGCGGGCGCGGGATCTGCTGTCCCGCATGACGCTGCCGGAAAAGGCCGGCATGATGATGCACGCTTCGGCGCCGTCCGTCGGGGATCCCATCGGCCGCGGCGCCGCCTACGATCTGGACGCCACCCGTCGGCTGGCGGCGGACAAGCAGGTGAACAGCCTCATTACCCGCCTGAACGAATCCGCTCCCGCAGAGTTCGCCCGGCAGAATAATCTGTTGCAGGAGATCGCCGAAGCCTCCCGCCTGGGGATCCCGCTGACCATCAGCGTCGATCCGCGCAACACCTATACCTATGCCATGGACGCCGCGCCGTCGCCCGCCGGTTTCTCCCAATGGCCTGCCCCGCCGGGAATGGCCGCCATCGGCAACGAGGAGCTGATCCGGCATTACGCCGACCGCATCCGCCAGGAGTACCGCTCCGTCGGCATCACCCAGGCGTTGTCGCCGGTGGCGGATCTGGCTACGGAACCGCGCTGGTCGCGCATCGACGGCACCTTTGGCGACGATAAGGAACGGGTAAAGAAAATGGTGCGGGGCTACGTCGCCGGGATGCAGAACGGCACCGGGGGGCTGAATAGCGCCAGCGTCAGCGCGGTGGTGAAGCATTGGGTCGGGTATGGCGCGTCAGACAAAGGATTCGACGGCCACCACCACTACGGCAGATATGCGCCGTTTAAAGACTCGCAGGCGCTGGAGGAGCACATCTATCCTTTCACCGGGGCGTTCGAGTCCGGGGTCGCCGGCGTGATGCCTACCTACCCCATCCTGAAGGACGCGGTCTATAAGGGCACGCCCATTGAACAGGTGGGAGCGGGTTTCAACCAATTCCTGCTACAGAATGTGTTGCGCGGAGAGTATGGCTTCCGCGGGGTGATCGTCAGCGACTGGCTGATCACCGCCGACTGCGTCGGCACCTGTATAGCGGGCTATCCGCACGGTGAAAAGCCCGGCGTGGATATCGGCATCCCCTGGGGCGTGGAACACCTGTCGGTGGCGGAGCGCTTCGTCAAGGCCGTCGAGGCCGGGGTGGATCAGTTCGGCGGCGTGGACGACTCATCGATCATCGTGCAGGCCGTGCGCGAGGGCAAGCTGAAGGAAGCGCGCATCGATCGGTCGGTGCTGCGCATTCTGGAACAGAAGTTCCTTCTGGGGCAGTTCGAGGCGCCGTTTGTCGATCCGCGGCGGGCGGAGCGGGTGCTGAACGATAGAGACGCGCAGCGGCAGGCGGATCGGGCGCAGTACGACTCGCTGGTGCTGCTGAAGAAGCGGGACGGCGTGCTGCCGCTAAAGGCGGGCGCAAAGGTTTATGTCTGGGGGATGAGCCGCAAGGCGGCGCAGAACGCCGGCCTGACGCTGGTCGAGCGCCCGGAGCAGGCGGAGGTGGCGATCGTGCGCGTCAACGCCCCTTATGAGCAGCCGCACAGGAACTTCTTCTTCGGCGCCATGTACCATGAGGGCGCGCTGGACTTCAAACCGGACGACCCGCAGTACCGGGCGATCCTTTCCGCGGCCCGTCACGTACCCACCGTGGTGACCGTCTATCTCGACCGACCGGCGATCCTGACTGCGATCGAGGATAAGGCCGCCGTGCTGCTGGGGAATTTCGGCGTCAGCGACGAGGTGCTGCTGCGCTCGCTACTCAGCGATAGAGCCTATACCGCCCGACTGCCGTTCGAACTGCCCTCTTCAATGACGGCGGTGGAGCAACAGCGCGGCGATGTGCCGCACGATTCGCCAGCGCCGCTCTATTTCTCGGGATTCGGACTGCAATAA
- a CDS encoding GNAT family N-acetyltransferase: protein MDLIWHDWHVADLNVYSLHDILALRNQVFIVEQRCPYQDIDGRDLAEGSRHIAAYRHGGIVAYARLLAPHPGNDVVTIGRVIVAPDARGRHLGHLLMEHALIGCARHWPQKHLLLSAQAHLQDFYAAFGFVAVGESYDEDGIPHIDMRNIILSAPVPRSYCSPNPEK, encoded by the coding sequence ATGGACCTGATATGGCATGACTGGCATGTTGCCGATCTGAACGTTTATTCACTCCATGACATTCTGGCGCTGCGCAATCAGGTTTTTATCGTGGAGCAGCGCTGTCCGTATCAGGATATCGACGGCCGGGATCTGGCGGAGGGCAGTCGCCATATCGCCGCCTATCGCCACGGCGGCATCGTGGCCTATGCGCGTCTGCTGGCGCCGCATCCGGGCAATGATGTGGTCACCATCGGACGGGTGATTGTGGCGCCCGACGCCAGAGGGCGGCATTTAGGACATCTGCTGATGGAGCATGCGCTGATCGGCTGCGCCCGCCACTGGCCGCAAAAGCATCTGTTGCTCTCTGCCCAGGCGCACTTGCAGGATTTTTATGCCGCTTTCGGTTTTGTCGCCGTCGGCGAGTCGTACGACGAAGACGGCATTCCCCATATTGATATGCGCAATATTATTTTATCGGCGCCGGTTCCCAGGTCTTATTGCAGTCCGAATCCCGAGAAATAG
- a CDS encoding entericidin A/B family lipoprotein has translation MMKLVKLIMASLLMAAVLSGCNTARGFGQDVEKLGSKISSSAS, from the coding sequence ATGATGAAATTGGTGAAATTAATCATGGCATCGCTGCTGATGGCGGCGGTATTGAGCGGTTGCAACACCGCGCGCGGCTTTGGTCAGGACGTGGAAAAACTGGGCAGTAAAATTTCCAGTTCAGCCAGTTAA
- a CDS encoding type II toxin-antitoxin system RelE/ParE family toxin, whose protein sequence is MESIYLYGLLNFGEEAAERYLSKLENTFSTIAQYRVGTERHEIGRGIYSLPVSSHVIFFLYEVDTVIIVRILHQSQDAVRHLRWI, encoded by the coding sequence ATGGAAAGTATTTATCTGTATGGCCTGCTGAATTTCGGTGAAGAGGCGGCTGAGCGATATTTATCAAAACTTGAGAACACGTTTAGTACCATTGCTCAATATCGCGTCGGCACGGAACGCCACGAAATCGGTAGAGGCATCTATTCGTTGCCTGTCTCAAGCCACGTTATTTTCTTTTTGTATGAAGTCGATACGGTCATTATTGTGCGTATACTTCACCAATCGCAAGATGCCGTACGCCACCTCCGGTGGATATAG
- a CDS encoding type II toxin-antitoxin system ParD family antitoxin, translating to MARTITIDLGDELRHYVESLVESGDYRTQSEVIREAIRMLREKQAESDLQKLRNLIADGLNSGEPQEWNRDEFLQKVRDKVQASTKRN from the coding sequence ATGGCCAGAACGATAACCATTGATCTTGGAGATGAACTGCGACACTACGTAGAGTCGCTGGTTGAGTCCGGTGATTACCGAACACAGAGTGAAGTCATTCGGGAGGCAATCAGAATGCTGCGTGAAAAACAGGCTGAGTCCGACCTGCAAAAACTGCGTAATCTGATCGCCGACGGATTAAATAGCGGAGAGCCACAGGAATGGAATCGCGATGAGTTTCTGCAAAAAGTCAGGGATAAAGTGCAGGCGTCGACAAAAAGGAATTAA